In Bos taurus isolate L1 Dominette 01449 registration number 42190680 breed Hereford chromosome 17, ARS-UCD2.0, whole genome shotgun sequence, the genomic window GGTCTGAGTGGTCAGGAGCGTCTCCGGCGGGCCTAGCGGGCGCCCGAAGGTACTCCGGGGGCACAGGCTCGTCGGGCGACGCCTTGCGGTAGAAGCCGAGCTCCTGCACCAGCGCGTTGATCTCCTCGCGGGTCATGTCGCTGAGTGGAATTCGCTGAAGCCGGAGAGGGGCGGGGGTCAGGGCTCCGGGCCCCGCCTCCCGccccgcctcccccgcccccctcccgcctccccagGCCTCACCTCCAGTTCCTCAAAGCGGTGGCCGAGCAACACGAGCTCTGGGTCGGCCCCCGGCAGGTGTTTCATCACCAGGTTGTGGCTGCAGACCGTGTTAAGGCGGATAGTGATGGGCAGAGGCAGGTGGGATCTCCCGGGGGCCTTGTCGATGTGGACACTACTTGGTCTGCCCAGGTAGGGCAGGATTCTcatttacacatgaggaaattaGGGTTCAAAAAAGAGGGCCTCCTCTCTGTTCTTGGGTCTGTGCCGGTCATACCTAATCATTTTCTCTTGCCAACCCCAAGACCACCTCGGAATTCACGGGGCAGCTCACTCTCAATCAGCCCCACTTGTCAGATGAAAACCGCTCATCATCTCTCTCGGTGAAGTCAAGCGGAAGGAGATTCTGGAagatcccctccctctcctccctcccccagaaCAGAAGgaggatactagagtgggatgtCCTGGGTGACGAAGGCCTTCACCTGTGGAGGAACCAGAGCATCAGGCCCCAACCCCTTCCAGGTACCAACACTGAagcccagggtcacagagcaaGTCAGGCGCAGGCTCGtgactcccagcccagggaccctCCCCCATCCAGTCACTGGGACCATGCTGCCCACCCCTCAGAAGACTCAGGGAGGACAGAGCTGAGGACCCCTTCCTTCAAACTCACCTCCTTCAGGCGATTAAGCTGTCATCCTCCACATGTCTGGAGGGGGACAAAATGGGATAGGTCAGGAGCCTCTCACATCTACCCTCACCCCCATTTCACCCTCATCCCCCAGCTGGGCTGGGTCAGGCTGTGGATTACTCCCTGGAACAGAGGTTTGGAAGATGTGGAGATGGAGGCAGAAGGGGAACTCGGTGCAGATAGGGAAGCTGAGGCCTAACCACACCAGAGGACAGGAGGAGCGAAGCCAGAGGACAGGAGGAGCGAAGCCAGAGGCCTGAGGGCACTTACCAGCCTTGGAGCTCTGGCCTGCACATCTTACTGACGGTTGTGCCTCTGtgctaaagtcacttcagtcatgcccggctctttgcaaccctgtggactgtagcccgccaggcccctctgtccataggattctccaggcaagaatactggagtgggttgccattcccttctccaggggatcctcccaacccagggatcgaaccctcatctcttgcgtctcctgcattggcaggtggattctttaccactagtgccaggtTGACCCAAGAGAAATGATCACCCTACTCCCCTGTAGCCCCAAGAATCTCAGGGTGGAGGCCGACCAGAAGGAAACATCTCAGAACTTCCTTGGGAGGCCCCATTAGAGACGCCTACCATCTGGTCCCTGCCTCAGCCCACGCAGAGCCGGCCCTCCCTGCCACCTGCGGCCTAGCCCTGCAGACCATCTGGTTGCTtccccgagaggcccctccccatACTCCCTGAAGGGGAGCTAGCTCCCAACGGGAGTCCAGACCCTAGGACTACCATTCTTGTCCTCAGTCCTTCTTTttcctccccctccaccccccactgccccc contains:
- the SELENOM gene encoding selenoprotein M precursor (UGA stop codon recoded as selenocysteine), coding for MHLPLPPPPLLLLLAAVAAATTTFRPDWNRLQGLARARVETCGGUQLNRLKEVKAFVTQDIPLYHNLVMKHLPGADPELVLLGHRFEELERIPLSDMTREEINALVQELGFYRKASPDEPVPPEYLRAPARPAGDAPDHSDL